A segment of the Streptomyces sp. NBC_00376 genome:
GGTGCCGTACGACTACGTCACCCCTGATGACTGGGTGCCGGCCGGGTTCCCGCTGGGGACCTGGCTCGCCGACCAGCGGAAATCCCACAAAGTGGGGCGTCTGGATGCGGGGCGGGTGGAACAGCTCGATGGGCTGGGGATGGTGTGGTCCCATCAGGACGTTGCGTTCGAGGAAGGCCTCACAGCCGCCCGCGCCTGGGCGGCCGTGCACGGTCACCTGTTGCCGCCCGTCACCGCGGTCTGGGACGGATACCCGGTCGGGACCTGGACCAAGAACCAGCGATTCGCCGCCCGGACCGCGGACACGAACGCGGAACGCCGTGAGGCCGGCCTGGCTGTCGAGAGCAGTGCGGGTGCGTCGACCGAGGCACGGCGCGCAGCGCTGGACGAGATCGACCCGGGATGGTGCCCGGTATGGGACACCGGGTGGCAGCGGTGCTTCCGGCTCATCCAGAACCTCCTCCAGGACGGCGGGGCCCTGCCGGTGACGGCCGACAAAGTGATCGTGCAAGGAGAAGACCTCGGAAGGTGGGTCACCGCGCAGCGGCACGGGTGGGAACAGCTCCTGCCCGCACAGCAATGGCTCCTGGAAAACGTCCTCGGAATCGAACCCGCCGAAGAGACAGAACGGCCGGTGAAACGGACGCAGGACACCATGTGGGCCCTCAACCTCGCAGCGGCACGGCAGTACCACGCCCGGGAAGGACACCTACGCGTACCCCGCAAACACGTCGAACACCTGGAAGGAGCAGCAGAGGGGACGACGGGCCCAGCAAGCCGTCAAGCAGGCGCTGGAGAGCCTGTGACCGTACGGCTGGGCACCTGGCTCGACAACGTCCGCAAACGCGCCCACAAGCTCACCGAGCAACGCCACGCAGACCTCGATCAGCTTGGTATGCGCTGGTAGGCGAGGGCGTGCAGGAACCGTCCTTTGACCGGACGGGACTGTTCCTCGCTGTTCTGCCGGACACCCTGATACCGCACGGGCCGGTCTGGGCGCCCGGGTAACAGCTGGAGGGGTGCAGGTGCCTGATGGTGACGGGGTTGTCCGTGCCGGCGGTGTGGTGCCTGGGGCCTTTCGTGTCGCTCCTCTTACTGGGGAGATGACATCGTCGCTGATCGGCCGCGTCGCGGCCCCTACGGGATGAACGCGAAAGCCCTGCGGTCTCGCTGGCGGTAGCGTGGTCCCCGGCCCCGGGCATGAGGACCGAAGTGTGCCGGCGAACGACAAAGGCGGTGCTGAACGCGGCGGTGGGACAACCGGATGCTGGTAGCAGCTATGCACACGATTCGACGGACACTCACAGTCGGGGCACGGCTCAGTGCCATCGAGGGTTCTCGCAACAATGTGCACCACACCGCACTCTGTGAACACCCGCTCCCGAGAACTGCGCTGAAGTGCGGAAACAGCACCGCTATGAGGTCATCACACCGCACCACGGTCCCAGATGACGCGACGTCGCCATGGAATTCCGCTGATCGTTCTCACGGCATGTGTGCCAGAACCCCCTTGAAGTGAACGAAGACAGGCGGGTCATGGTCGTCTCCCCGGACGCACGGTCATCGCATCCCGGGAGACTGAGCGGTCCAGATCGAGATCGTGACTGTCTGGGTTCACCGGCCTCCGTCGGCTCCCACATGGAACCTCGTCAGCGCGAAAAGGATCACGAGGTCGAGTGCCATGACAGGGATGGCCCAGGCCGGATAGTACGGAACGAACATGAACTGCGTGATCATGCTGATCCCCGTCACCGCCACACCGGCCCCGCGACCCCAGCTCTTGTTCGTCAGGATCGCCAGCCCGGCAACGACGAGCGCCACACCGACCACGAGGTGAATCACGCCCCAGGCCGTGAGATCGAACCGGTAGACGTAACGGGTCGAGACGGCGAACAGGTTGTCCTCTGCGATACCGGACGCACCCACGAGAATGCTGAGCGGCCCGCTGAGCATCAGCAGGGCCCCGGCTACCTGGGACGCACCGTCGATCCTCGCGCCGGACCCCTTGGGCCCTGGCGGTGTCTTATTCGGCATCGCTGTCATGGCCGTAGCCTTCCTGTTCGGTGCGGCCACCGACGCACACGGCCCGTGCGAAGACAGCCACGTTCCCCTGCCAGGATCCCCGCGATTCTCCGGTACCGCCACCGCGAAGAGACCGACAGATGCCGACACGGCCGCATGCGGGAACGACGTCCCCTCGACGCGCTCGGGCAGTGAGGGCAGGCCTCTCAACAGACGATCGGACCAAGGCGACTCACACCCGGCTAGTCCGACTGCGGGTCATCGACCCCGAGCGCGCCTACTTGCGGCGCGGGGTCGAGACGGCCGGGCGGTAGCTGCGGGAGCCCGGGAACGGTGTACCGCGGGCGGGCGCACGGCCAGCCCTGGCGGACGGACGTGCCGGGTGCGCAGACCCCGGCACGCGGCTTCGAAAGCGCGGAGGTTCCCGGCGTCAGTTCGGGTGTGGTGGCACTGAAGGCGCCACCGTCAGCACACTCCAGCTCTTCGACCTCACCCTGGCCCAGCACGTCGGCCTCACCGTGAGAGACAGCTCACCGCGCCCCACTCACGCTCACCCGGGACAGGGCTGATCATCGCGGTCGTAGTGATGACCGCCGGCGCGCACGACAACCAGGTGGGCACCGCGCTGCTGTCGAAGGATCTGGGGCGTGCCGCGGGCGCATCCTCGTCCGACCGGGTGATGGTCCACGCGTGGAGAGTGTCGGCGTTGGCGCGACCGGGAAACGTAGGCCACGCTCGTCGCGAAAGGGAGGCCCCAAAACGTGGCCGTGCGCTGCTTCGGATATCCGCGCCTCGCTCGCGACGGTGTGAAGTTCCTGATGCTCGTCGGGCGGACCGCTGCCACTGCGTGCTCCAGCGGTTCGGCCCCGGCTGGGAGTCCTGGTCCGAGCGCGCGGGCGGCTGCGACGATCACCGTCACGGAGAAGGAGTACTCAATGGCCCTCTCGCAGGCCCAGGTGGCCGCGGGGACCGTCACGTTCGTCGTGGACAACGCCGGCGCCCTGGCACACGCGCTGGCCGTCTCGGGGTCGGGTGTGTCCGAATCTCATACCTCGACCATCCCTCCTGGCGGCACGGCACGACTCACTGTCAACCTCCAGCCCGGCAGCTATGAGCTGTGGTGTCCCATCGACAAGCACAAGAAACTCGGCATGGACACCCACCTCCAGGTCGGCGGGAGCGGCCCGGCGTCCCCGGCGCCCGGCAGCGCCGCGGCGAGGGCGACCGGGCAGTAGCGATGGCTCCCGAACCCATTGACCGCCGCCACACGGTCACGCGTGTGCTGCTCCAAGTGGTGACCGCGGCCGCACTGGCCGTGAACGCCTACGTCCACGCCGACCTCGCCTCTGCCTTTGACCCGATCGGACAGCAGATCAGCCAAGGAACGCTGTTCCGCCTCGAAGCCGCCGCGGCGTCCCTGGCCGCGCTGCTGGTCCTACTTCTCGGTCGCCGGCGACCCGTGTGGGTGTTCGCCTTCCTGGTGTCCGTCTCCGCCCTGGGCGCCGTGCTGCTCTACCGGTACGTGAACGTGGGCACGCTCGGTCCGCTGCCGAACATGTACGAGCCAGCCTGGTGGCCGAAGAAGACCGCCAGCGCGATCGCCGAGGCCGTCGGCGCCGTGACCTCGCTCGCTGGCTTCCTGATCACCGGCCCGCCACGCTCTGCATCCTCTCAGGCCAGCGCTCCTCGGGGCGACAAGGCTGGCGGCGTGGGCGGCTGATCGCATGCCACGCCTCGCCCCGCGCACCGAATCCCGGCAGCTCCTGGGGGTGCTGTGGCTGCTGCTGCCCCTGGCGGTGACCGGCGGCCTCATCTGGTACGGCCTGGTGCACACCCCGGAGCACCGGCGCAGCCTATTCGGGGTGCAAGGCGACGCCGTCATCCTGCTCAAGGCCCAGCTGGGCAGCGCGCTGCTAGGCCTGGCGCTGATCCAGATGCTCCTCGCGCTGTGGATGTACGGCCGACTGCCCGGCGGCAGAGAATGTGTGAAAATGTGACGTATAGGCACATTGCTGAAGACAGGTGAGAGGAGTGCATCATGATCGCCAAGCTGCTTCGCAAGCTGTTCTTCACGCGCAACTACGGTGCGTACG
Coding sequences within it:
- a CDS encoding DUF6529 family protein, whose product is MPRLAPRTESRQLLGVLWLLLPLAVTGGLIWYGLVHTPEHRRSLFGVQGDAVILLKAQLGSALLGLALIQMLLALWMYGRLPGGRECVKM
- a CDS encoding DUF7144 family membrane protein encodes the protein MTAMPNKTPPGPKGSGARIDGASQVAGALLMLSGPLSILVGASGIAEDNLFAVSTRYVYRFDLTAWGVIHLVVGVALVVAGLAILTNKSWGRGAGVAVTGISMITQFMFVPYYPAWAIPVMALDLVILFALTRFHVGADGGR
- a CDS encoding cupredoxin domain-containing protein, whose amino-acid sequence is MLVGRTAATACSSGSAPAGSPGPSARAAATITVTEKEYSMALSQAQVAAGTVTFVVDNAGALAHALAVSGSGVSESHTSTIPPGGTARLTVNLQPGSYELWCPIDKHKKLGMDTHLQVGGSGPASPAPGSAAARATGQ